Proteins co-encoded in one Malus sylvestris chromosome 7, drMalSylv7.2, whole genome shotgun sequence genomic window:
- the LOC126628058 gene encoding disease resistance protein RPV1-like has product MAGASSSMQLHDTSSRSYRCTYHAFLSFRGADTRKSFTDHLYRALELAGIHTFRDDDEIKRGEDIAAELHNAINESKVSIIVFSKDYASSRWCLDELVKIMERRRSDDGHFVLPVFYDVDPSHVRKQTASFEESFCRHEERFKEEMDKVEGWRRALKDVADLAGMVLENRYESQFIQDIVKEIGSKLDPKALNVAPYAVGIDDRVRGINMWLQDGSNDVGIAVICGMGGIGKTTIARAAYNLNYARFQGSSFLADIRANSEQPYGLVRLQRKLLSDIQKGKADKIYDINEGIMKIKHAVCNKRVLIVLDDVNDLDQFNAILGMREWFYPGSKIIVTTRHEHLLKAHEDYAMFEVEELNEDESLELFSWHAFGQAHPIEGYMELSRPAVQHCEGLPLALQVLGSSLSGKAVDVWKSALQKLCEIPDDKVHKVLRVSYDSLQDDNDKNVFLYVAGFFIGKEKDFAITVLDNLDFYTRIGIQNLVDRCLVKINNEDNRLAMHHLLRDMGRGIIREESPQDPGKRRIVWHKDSFNILRKRTGTATVKGLMLNLPVLMEDESLKPLFGKSNKKRCNVEDYEGNFARRRRLDFFSWKSIASNFSSTNSTPASNDLKFRTDAFTMMNNLELLLLNNVSICGGFEDFPKYLTWLSWRGFPLKSIPANFCLENLVVLDLRNSSLQHVWKGTRFLGRMKVLNLSHSHSLLTTPDMSGLPNLERLILKDCISLVEVDESIGDLEKLLVLNLRDCKNLSKIPSLSRSGSLQVLILSGCSKLGNATEQVYSGASVMKKFNLLSANLWQSLTSWVLPRKNLALTSFSFKSIPHSLGRLSLANCNLSEISSDLGVLSALKHLDLSANPIPNLPENMNGLHMLQELLVEGCTKLQMLPELPPKLKTLEAGRCTSLKRITNLPNAFESLSKNFEECEKLDEIQSLFEIKPLRNVDIEMIKDVGLFNLESTESTEVEMINYLTYTTKKCCLQVLKECGIFSIFIHGSKIPDWFSYRSMGNSLLSIIVPSHLNIKVRGLNACVVYTRLPDRKGGVHVASEHFLKVSNETKGRMWTYSPVAMGLPKENEDMLWLSHWVFGSDELESGDEIRVSVKCGLWIKEFGIELAYEDEDKGEGVRSNNEEDTTLPWSQSNVVAGDVTVSDSMYEMWRGKYFLCNHRLRAHQAQFRRRQENPAFGDFSYKPGDSFYLNGFLFKHEVDIAEYQLQYFRKALTN; this is encoded by the exons ATGGCTGGTGCTTCAAGCTCCATGCAGCTGCACGACACTTCTTCACGCTCTTACCGATGTACTTATCATGCGTTCTTGAGTTTCAGAGGGGCAGATACGCGTAAGAGCTTTACTGATCACCTCTACCGGGCTTTGGAGCTGGCAGGAATCCACACCTTTAGAGACGATGATGAAATCAAGAGAGGAGAAGATATAGCAGCAGAGTTACATAATGCTATAAATGAGTCAAAAGTATCGATAATTGTCTTCTCCAAGGACTATGCTTCATCGCGGTGGTGCTTGGACGAACTTGTTAAGATCATGGAACGTAGAAGAAGTGATGATGGACACTTTGTTTTGCCGGTTTTCTATGATGTGGATCCGTCCCATGTGAGGAAGCAGACTGCGAGTTTCGAAGAATCATTTTGTAGACATGAAGAGCGCTTCAAGGAGGAGATGGACAAGGTGGAGGGGTGGAGAAGAGCACTTAAAGATGTTGCAGATCTGGCAGGGATGGTTTTGGAAAATAG GTACGAGTCGCAGTTTATCCAAGATATTGTTAAAGAGATCGGAAGTAAATTGGATCCCAAAGCATTGAACGTTGCACCGTATGCTGTTGGCATAGACGATCGTGTACGAGGCATAAACATGTGGTTACAAGACGGATCAAATGATGTTGGTATAGCTGTGATATGTGGAATGGGTGGAATTGGCAAGACCACCATTGCCAGAGCTGCCTATAACCTCAATTATGCAAGATTCCAAGGTAGCAGCTTTCTTGCAGATATTAGAGCAAATTCAGAACAGCCATATGGTCTCGTTCGCTTGCAAAGGAAACTTCTTTCGGACATCCAAAAAGGGAAAGCAGATAAAATATACGACATAAATGAAGGGATAATGAAGATCAAACATGCTGTCTGTAACAAGAGAGTTCTTATTGTTCTTGACGATGTGAATGACTTGGATCAATTTAACGCAATTCTTGGAATGCGGGAATGGTTTTATCCAGGAAGTAAAATAATCGTAACAACCAGGCACGAGCATTTGTTGAAGGCACATGAAGATTATGCAATGTTCGAGGTTGAAGAATTGAATGAGGATGAATCGCTTGAGCTTTTCAGTTGGCATGCATTTGGACAAGCCCATCCTATTGAAGGTTACATGGAACTTTCAAGACCAGCAGTGCAACACTGTGAAGGGCTACCATTAGCTCTTCAAGTTTTGGGATCCTCTCTATCTGGGAAAGCAGTAGATGTATGGAAAAGTGCTTTACAGAAGTTATGCGAAATTCCTGATGACAAAGTTCACAAAGTTCTTCGAGTAAGCTATGATTCTCTACAAgatgataatgacaaaaatgtATTCCTCTATGTAGCCGGTTTCTTCATTGGAAAGGAGAAGGATTTTGCAATTACAGTACTGGACAACCTTGATTTTTACACGAGGATTGGAATTCAAAATCTGGTGGACAGATGTCTAGTAAAAATCAATAATGAAGACAACAGGCTGGCCATGCATCACCTACTTAGAGACATGGGAAGGGGAATTATTCGTGAAGAATCACCTCAAGATCCCGGAAAGCGTAGGATAGTGTGGCATAAAGATTCCTTTAATATTTTGAGAAAAAGAACG GGTACGGCAACTGTTAAGGGCCTCATGCTCAACCTGCCTGTGTTGATGGAAGATGAGTCTTTGAAGCCATTATTTGGTAAAAGTAACAAAAAACGATGCAATGTTGAAGattatgaaggaaattttgcaAGACGTCGTCGGCTTGATTTCTTTTCTTGGAAATCAATTGCAAGTAACTTTTCTTCAACAAACTCAACTCCCGCATCAAATGATTTGAAGTTCAGAACTGACGCATTTACAATGATGAACAATCTTGAACTGCTCCTGCTCAATAATGTAAGCATCTGTGGAGGCTTTGAAGATTTTCCAAAATATTTGACATGGTTGTCTTGGAGAGGGTTTCCTTTAAAATCGATACCAGCCAatttttgtttggaaaatctAGTTGTTCTTGACTTGCGGAATAGCAGCCTGCAACATGTTTGGAAGGGAACCAGG TTTCTTGGCAGAATGAAAGTTCTTAATCTCAGTCATTCACACAGCCTTTTGACAACCCCTGACATGTCGGGACTTCCTAACCTTGAGAGATTAATTCTTAAAGATTGTATAAGTTTGGTTGAGGTTGATGAGTCTATAGGAGACTTGGAGAAACTTCTTGTTTTGAATCTAAGAGACTGCAAAAATCTCAGTAAGATTCCAAGTTTGAGTAGGTCAGGATCTCTTCAAGTTCTCATTCTTTCTGGTTGCTCAAAGCTCGGTAATGCAACGGAGCAGGTCTACTCAGGAGCTAGTGTTATGAAGAAATTCAATCTGTTATCAGCTAACTTATGGCAATCATTAACGTCGTGGGTATTACCAAGAAAAAATCTTGCATTGACCAGTTTCTCATTCAAAAGTATACCACATTCTTTAGGAAGATTAAGTCTTGCCAACTGCAATCTATCAGAGATTTCTAGTGATCTTGGTGTCCTATCGGCGTTGAAGCATTTGGATCTATCTGCAAACCCAATTCCAAACCTACCGGAAAACATGAACGGTCTTCACATGCTCCAAGAACTGCTGGTAGAGGGTTGCACAAAGCTCCAAATGCTTCCGGAGCTTCCACCAAAATTAAAGACATTGGAAGCAGGTCGGTGTACATCATTGAAAAGAATAACAAATTTACCAAACGCTTTCGAATCATTGAGTAAAAATTTTGAGGAATGTGAGAAGTTAGATGAAATTCAAAGCTTGTTCGAAATAAAACCGTTGAGAAACGTTGACATAGAAATGATCAAAGATGTGGGCCTGTTTAACTTGGAATCCACTGAAAGCACCGAGGTCGAAATGATCAACTACCTGACATATACAACCAAGAAGTGTTGCCTtcag GTACTGAAAGAATGCGGCATATTTAGCATTTTCATTCATGGGAGCAAAATTCCAGATTGGTTCAGCTACAGGAGCATGGGTAACTCGTTGTTGTCGATTATCGTACCTTCACATCTTAATATCAAGGTCCGAGGCTTAAATGCATGCGTTGTATACACACGACTCCCTGATCGTAAGGGTGGTGTACATGTTGCCAGTGAACACTTTCTCAAAGTGAGTAATGAGACCAAGGGTCGTATGTGGACCTATTCCCCTGTCGCAATGGGTCTTCCAAAAGAGAACGAAGACATGCTATGGCTAAGTCATTGGGTGTTTGGAAGTGATGAACTGGAGAGTGGGGACGAAATACGGGTTTCTGTGAAGTGCGGTTTGTGGATAAAAGAGTTTGGAATCGAACTTGCGTACGAGGACGAAGATAAGGGTGAGGGTGTTCGATCAAATAATGAAGAAGATACAACACTTCCTTGGAGCCAAAGTAACGTTGTTGCTGGAGACGTGACAGTGTCGGATTCAATGTACGAAATGTGGAGAGGCAAATACTTTCTTTGTAATCATAGGTTAAGAGCCCATCAAGCTCAATTCAGAAGGAGACAAGAGAACCCAgcttttggtgatttttcatACAAGCCAGGGGACTCCTTTTATTTGAATGGTTTCTTATTCAAGCACGAGGTTGACATTGCTGAGTACCAACTGCAGTATTTTAGAAAAGCATTGACTAATTAA
- the LOC126628060 gene encoding F-box/kelch-repeat protein SKIP25-like, whose protein sequence is MDQDIPKPKRNKNTQNSSNECLLLPGLPNHLAQLCLTRIQPSTLYFVCRSWRRLIYSPSFPPFYALYAILSPPPPHNCNSSIEFYSLDPLSNNWTSLPPPPSDPPLHLLRRHPSFLSRKIPIQSLSVSGSLVLVAATNYNFTPALPRPLVFRPLSNQWSFGPPLAEPRRWCATGTVGGKVYVASGIGSNYRGDVARSMEEWDMNKKKEASSSWVKKAGLKDGRFSREAVEAIGYRGKLWMVNVKGNARKEGAVYDVENDTWQDMPQGMIGGWNGPAAASINDDDDDDHDHDVMYVVDESTGVLSKYDDENDCWEMVVESDVLREAEQVCAGRGRVCVVCANEKRIAVVDVVAPQPRIWVVEPPPMLQVVAVHILPRMCRSE, encoded by the coding sequence ATGGATCAAGACATACCAAAACCAAAACGCAACAAAAACACACAGAACTCTTCCAACGAGTGTTTGTTGTTGCCAGGCTTACCCAACCACCTTGCACAGCTCTGCCTTACAAGGATCCAACCTTCAACTCTCTACTTTGTTTGCCGTTCATGGCGGCGCCTCATTTACTCTCCTTCATTCCCTCCTTTCTACGCTCTCTATGCCATTCTCTCCCCTCCACCTCCCCACAACTGCAATTCATCAATTGAGTTCTACTCACTAGATCCCCTATCAAACAATTGGACATCTCTCCCTCCACCTCCTTCAGACCCTCCTCTTCACCTCCTCCGCCGCCACCCTTCCTTCCTCTCCCGAAAAATCCCCATCCAATCACTATCCGTCTCTGGCAGTCTTGTCCTCGTCGCAGCCACTAATTACAATTTCACTCCAGCACTGCCTCGTCCTCTCGTCTTCCGACCATTGTCCAACCAATGGTCATTTGGCCCTCCGCTAGCAGAGCCTCGCCGGTGGTGTGCGACGGGGACAGTAGGGGGAAAAGTCTACGTTGCAAGTGGGATTGGATCAAATTACAGAGGCGACGTGGCGAGGTCTATGGAGGAGTGGGACATGAATAAGAAGAAGGAGGCATCTTCATCATGGGTTAAGAAGGCGGGGTTGAAAGATGGGAGGTTTAGTAGGGAGGCTGTGGAAGCAATTGGGTATAGAGGGAAGCTTTGGATGGTGAATGTGAAGGGCAATGCAAGAAAAGAAGGAGCTGTTTATGACGTGGAAAATGACACATGGCAAGACATGCCTCAAGGCATGATTGGTGGTTGGAATGGGCCTGCTGCTGCATCCATCAatgacgacgacgacgatgatCATGATCATGATGTGATGTATGTGGTGGATGAGAGTACAGGCGTGCTGAGCAAGTATGATGATGAGAACGACTGCTGGGAAATGGTGGTGGAGTCGGATGTGTTAAGAGAGGCTGAACAAGTTTGTGCAGGGAGAGGGAGAGTTTGTGTGGTTTGTGCGAACGAGAAAAGGATTGCGGTGGTGGATGTGGTGGCGCCGCAGCCGAGGATTTGGGTGGTGGAGCCGCCGCCGATGCTGCAAGTTGTGGCGGTACACATTTTGCCTAGGATGTGTAGGTCAGAGTAA
- the LOC126628059 gene encoding UDP-glycosyltransferase 89A2-like has protein sequence MADGGEIFVVSGAGRGHLQPCAELCNHLISRNYHTTLVIPSSSSSFTQNPLAKILQLTASPGPPNPGPDPLRYQATQDLHDHLASLSDIPDAPLPVCAIVDFQMGWTKEVFWRFQVPVIGFFTFGASAASMEWGAWKVGVGDIRPDELRPIPGLPDHMALSVADLKRRPAGPPRGVPNLPRGGGGGGKGRSGGGGPPKPGDRPPWVPEIEGSMALMFNTCDFIDRAFIDYMKDQMGMPVWGVGPLLPETYWNRNRNPNRPVEENQRQSNYTEDDVVQWLDSKPRGSVLYVAFGSEVGPNAEEYPQLASALEESTRPFIWVIQTGVGGGYNPDGLESRVGERGLIICGWAPQLLILSHQSTGGFLSHCGWNSTVEAVCRGVPILGWPIRGDQYCNAKLVQKHLKVGYGVCESFEELVKKEDILKGIERLMGDEDMKRRALETGRKFEGGFPASSAAALDDFVDFIRPKTSSQV, from the coding sequence ATGGCCGATGGCGGTGAGATTTTTGTGGTTTCAGGAGCTGGGCGtggccatctccaaccctgcGCGGAGCTCTGCAACCACCTTATCTCCCGAAATTACCATACTACCCTCGTCattccctcctcctcctcctctttcacCCAAAACCCCCTCGCCAAAATCCTCCAACTCACAGCCTCCCCGGGCCCACCCAATCCAGGACCCGACCCGCTCCGCTACCAAGCGACACAAGACCTCCACGACCACCTCGCCAGCCTTTCCGATATTCCCGACGCGCCCCTCCCTGTCTGCGCCATCGTCGACTTTCAAATGGGTTGGACCAAGGAGGTCTTCTGGAGATTCCAAGTGCCGGTCATCGGATTCTTCACCTTTGGCGCGTCCGCCGCCTCCATGGAGTGGGGCGCTTGGAAAGTCGGCGTCGGTGATATCCGACCCGACGAGCTCCGACCAATTCCCGGCCTGCCCGACCACATGGCTCTCTCGGTTGCCGATCTTAAACGAAGGCCAGCCGGTCCTCCACGTGGCGTCCCGAACCTGCCTCGGggcggtggaggaggaggaaaaggaagaagtggtggtggtggtccgCCTAAACCGGGAGACCGACCTCCCTGGGTCCCAGAAATAGAAGGCTCCATGGCTCTGATGTTCAACACGTGTGACTTCATCGACCGTGCGTTCATCGACTACATGAAAGATCAGATGGGGATGCCCGTATGGGGTGTGGGCCCACTATTGCCGGAAACGTACTGGAACCGGAACCGGAACCCGAACCGTCCGGTCGAAGAAAACCAGCGCCAATCGAACTACACTGAAGACGACGTCGTTCAGTGGCTGGACTCAAAGCCACGCGGGTCCGTCTTGTACGTGGCCTTCGGCAGCGAAGTGGGTCCCAATGCGGAGGAGTATCCCCAACTGGCGAGTGCGCTGGAAGAGTCGACCCGGCCATTCATCTGGGTCATCCAAACGGGGGTGGGTGGCGGGTACAACCCGGACGGGCTGGAGAGCAGAGTGGGGGAGAGGGGTTTGATCATATGCGGATGGGCACCGCAGCTGCTGATACTGAGCCACCAGTCAACAGGCGGGTTCTTGTCGCACTGCGGGTGGAACTCCACCGTGGAAGCCGTCTGCCGTGGGGTCCCCATTTTGGGGTGGCCCATTCGGGGGGACCAGTATTGCAATGCCAAGCTGGTGCAAAAGCATCTCAAGGTAGGTTATGGAGTTTGTGAAAGTTTTGAAGAATTGGTTAAGAAAGAAGATATATTGAAAGGGATTGAGAGGCTGATGGGCGATGAAGATATGAAGAGGCGGGCCTTGGAGACAGGGCGGAAGTTTGAGGGCGGGTTTCCGGCCAGCTCCGCGGCTGCATTGGATGATTTTGTGGATTTCATTAGGCCAAAAACCAGCTCACAAGTTTAG